One genomic window of Candidatus Kuenenia stuttgartiensis includes the following:
- the gcvT gene encoding glycine cleavage system aminomethyltransferase GcvT, producing the protein MKKTPLYESHLKYHAKMVSFHNYLMPIQYDSIINEHLLVRKNAGIFDISHMGKFEISGDDAFSFVQQVITNDAAPLSEKQALYSPLCNEKGGIVDDIMVYKMNRNAFLFIVNCANTEKDLAWLTEQAKPYWSLKLKNVTDEMSIIALQGPSALQMLKNTLETDFKYLKRFCFDEFFLDDLPMIISRTGYTGEDGVEILVDATYALRLWDIFLKKNEAKGLRPVGLGARDTLRLEACFMLYGNDMDETVTPLETLIDWTVKFGKDSFIGKESLQEQKAGGVKHKIIGFEMLDQGIPRHDYPVLKKGEKIGKVTSGTFNPTTKKGIGLARITIQHAIAGEEIQIQIRDNYHEARIVKTPFYKRESKK; encoded by the coding sequence ATGAAAAAAACGCCGCTGTATGAATCACACCTTAAATACCATGCAAAGATGGTATCTTTTCATAACTACCTGATGCCCATCCAATATGACAGCATCATCAATGAACACCTCCTTGTTCGAAAAAATGCCGGTATCTTCGATATATCCCATATGGGAAAATTTGAGATTTCCGGAGATGACGCCTTTTCCTTTGTGCAGCAGGTGATTACGAATGACGCAGCGCCATTGTCGGAAAAACAGGCTCTCTATTCACCTCTGTGCAATGAAAAAGGAGGCATTGTTGACGATATTATGGTTTATAAAATGAACCGAAATGCATTTCTCTTTATCGTAAACTGTGCAAATACTGAAAAGGACCTGGCGTGGTTAACGGAACAGGCAAAACCCTACTGGTCTCTGAAATTAAAAAATGTCACTGATGAAATGTCAATTATCGCATTACAAGGTCCGTCTGCCCTGCAAATGCTCAAAAATACCCTGGAGACTGATTTTAAGTACCTCAAAAGGTTTTGTTTTGATGAATTTTTTCTGGATGATTTACCCATGATTATTTCAAGAACGGGATATACCGGTGAGGATGGTGTGGAAATATTGGTTGATGCAACTTACGCCCTCAGACTCTGGGATATTTTTTTGAAAAAAAACGAGGCGAAGGGACTGAGGCCTGTTGGGCTTGGAGCGAGGGATACGCTACGCCTTGAGGCATGTTTTATGCTTTACGGAAACGATATGGACGAAACGGTAACTCCCCTGGAGACCCTTATCGACTGGACGGTGAAGTTTGGCAAAGATTCTTTTATAGGAAAAGAGTCACTGCAGGAACAGAAGGCTGGGGGCGTCAAACATAAAATAATTGGATTCGAAATGTTGGATCAGGGTATTCCGCGTCACGATTATCCTGTTCTGAAAAAGGGAGAGAAGATAGGAAAAGTTACCAGCGGAACATTTAACCCAACGACGAAAAAGGGTATTGGCCTTGCCAGAATTACCATTCAGCATGCAATAGCCGGGGAAGAGATACAAATACAAATCCGGGATAATTATCACGAAGCACGAATTGTAAAAACCCCGTTTTATAAGAGGGAGTCAAAAAAATGA
- the gcvH gene encoding glycine cleavage system protein GcvH gives MNIPEELQYTKTHEWVKKIHGNEVSIGITDHAQHQLQDIVYVELPLIGRELKMGAPCAVVESVKAAYDIYAPLSGKVTKINQELRESPQLINEDPYGKGWFLHIEISNPNELADLLSPVQYRTANESEQ, from the coding sequence ATGAATATACCAGAAGAACTTCAGTATACAAAAACGCACGAATGGGTAAAAAAAATACACGGGAATGAAGTATCCATTGGCATTACTGACCATGCCCAGCATCAATTGCAGGACATAGTGTACGTCGAATTGCCGTTAATAGGAAGAGAACTGAAGATGGGCGCTCCCTGTGCAGTAGTTGAGTCAGTAAAAGCTGCATATGACATTTATGCACCCCTTTCCGGCAAGGTGACAAAAATTAATCAGGAACTCAGGGAAAGTCCACAATTAATAAATGAAGACCCTTACGGTAAGGGATGGTTTTTACATATTGAAATATCCAATCCGAACGAACTTGCAGATCTTTTAAGTCCGGTTCAATACCGGACTGCCAATGAATCCGAACAGTAA
- the recJ gene encoding single-stranded-DNA-specific exonuclease RecJ, which produces MSKRWFIAPNNIELQTEIAGNLRISNLLAQILINRGITDVGAAKGFLQPQISTLSDPSNLPDIEKASVRINEAIRNGEKIVIYGDYDVDGLTATALMYRCLKMFDARVNYYIPERLEEGYGLNAEAIAKLKAGGTDLILTVDCGISACREAEIARSYGIELIITDHHQPSQEIPDAFAIINPKLKATEKTFRDFSGVGIAFMLAWSVGQHYFPQKKVSNEFKDFLISAMGLVALGTIADVVPLVGENRILTKYGLGALQQTKIPGLQALLEVSSLTNINLDTSHVGYRLGPRINAPGRVSDAGVVVEMLTTACNEKAKEIALFLEEENNRRRAMQLDILSAARQKIVDEINLDETLAIVLADQEWHPGIVGIIASKIAEEFNRPAVMIAVADEIGHGSARSIPSFHMLDALECCKNMLISVGGHAQAAGLKIHPDNIGDFRTLLNRMMAQKLQKEDLVPFLNIDVAVDLSTLNRGLLMELQLLSPHGEGNHIPVFAIKDLQIAGKPRRIGSNGQHLSFYVKQGNVSMKAIGFGMGDEIDRLLKNGSTCSLAVVLKENNWMNNSSIELEVKDIKFDGE; this is translated from the coding sequence ATGAGTAAAAGGTGGTTCATTGCCCCGAATAATATCGAACTTCAAACGGAGATTGCAGGTAATCTTAGAATTTCAAACTTACTTGCACAGATACTCATTAACCGCGGCATTACAGATGTAGGTGCAGCGAAAGGTTTTCTTCAGCCTCAAATATCAACATTATCAGACCCTTCCAACCTTCCCGATATTGAAAAAGCCTCAGTCAGAATTAATGAAGCCATACGCAACGGAGAGAAAATAGTCATCTATGGCGATTATGATGTTGACGGCTTAACCGCCACCGCCCTCATGTACCGTTGTTTAAAAATGTTTGATGCAAGGGTAAATTACTATATTCCTGAAAGGCTGGAAGAAGGGTATGGTTTAAATGCGGAGGCCATTGCTAAGTTAAAAGCAGGGGGTACGGATCTTATTTTAACGGTTGATTGCGGCATTAGCGCATGCAGGGAGGCGGAGATTGCACGATCATATGGCATTGAGCTTATTATTACCGACCATCATCAGCCTTCACAGGAAATCCCGGATGCATTTGCAATAATTAACCCAAAATTAAAGGCAACGGAAAAGACCTTCCGGGATTTTTCCGGGGTTGGCATTGCTTTCATGCTGGCATGGTCGGTTGGGCAGCATTATTTTCCGCAAAAAAAGGTATCGAATGAGTTTAAGGATTTTCTTATAAGTGCTATGGGTTTGGTTGCGCTGGGGACTATTGCCGACGTGGTTCCGCTTGTGGGCGAAAACCGTATCCTGACAAAATATGGGCTTGGGGCATTGCAGCAAACAAAAATACCTGGACTGCAGGCGCTACTGGAGGTATCTTCACTCACCAATATAAACCTTGACACTTCCCATGTAGGATACCGTTTAGGTCCCCGTATAAACGCACCCGGCCGTGTCAGCGATGCAGGAGTCGTTGTTGAGATGCTAACAACGGCCTGCAATGAAAAGGCAAAAGAAATTGCACTTTTTCTGGAAGAGGAAAATAACCGGAGAAGGGCGATGCAGCTTGACATACTCTCCGCTGCCAGGCAGAAAATCGTAGATGAAATAAACCTCGATGAAACGCTGGCGATTGTATTGGCAGACCAGGAATGGCACCCGGGAATAGTCGGAATTATCGCTTCAAAAATTGCAGAGGAGTTTAACCGTCCCGCGGTAATGATTGCCGTTGCCGATGAGATTGGGCATGGTTCTGCCCGTTCCATACCATCATTTCATATGCTGGATGCGTTAGAATGTTGCAAAAATATGTTAATTTCCGTAGGGGGGCATGCCCAGGCGGCGGGATTAAAGATTCATCCTGACAATATAGGAGATTTTCGCACATTGCTGAATCGGATGATGGCGCAAAAACTCCAGAAAGAAGACCTTGTTCCTTTTCTGAATATTGACGTAGCGGTTGATCTCTCCACGTTAAACAGGGGATTATTAATGGAATTGCAACTTTTATCTCCCCATGGCGAAGGAAACCATATCCCCGTGTTTGCCATAAAAGACCTGCAGATTGCCGGTAAACCGCGCCGTATAGGATCGAATGGACAACACCTCAGCTTCTATGTAAAACAAGGCAATGTGTCTATGAAGGCTATCGGATTTGGCATGGGCGATGAAATTGACCGGCTGCTAAAGAATGGCAGCACATGTTCACTGGCGGTCGTTTTAAAGGAAAATAACTGGATGAATAACAGCAGTATAGAACTTGAAGTGAAAGATATCAAGTTCGATGGTGAATAA